In Numida meleagris isolate 19003 breed g44 Domestic line chromosome 18, NumMel1.0, whole genome shotgun sequence, one DNA window encodes the following:
- the MYO18A gene encoding unconventional myosin-XVIIIa isoform X6 produces MFNLMKKDKEKDGARKEKKEKKEKKERMSAAELKSLEEMSMRRGFFNLNRASKRDSKARLEISNPIPIKVASGSDLHLTDIDSDSNRGSVILDSGHLSTASSSDDLKVDDANFKGSVLQRAAKFGSLAKQNSQMIVKRFSFSQKSRDESASETSTPSEHSAAPSPQVEVRALEAQISKQGAPQGHPRTPPAPSTLSRPPELVSKRFPAELRLPALVPPQPPAPRQLELQRRNTGDFGFSLRRTTMLDCAPDGQVYRRVVHFAEPGAGTKDLALGLVPGDRLVEINGKNVENKTRDEIVEMIRQSGETVQLKVQPILELSELSRCWLRGAEGTRRAAWDAKTEEQIAAEEAWYETDKVWLVHKDGFSLGSQLRPEEPSALPEGKVKVKLDHDGAVLEVEEDDVEKANPPSCERAEDLASLLYLNESSVLHTLRQRYGGNLIHTYAGPAMVVINPLSSPSMYSEKVMHMFKGCRREDTSPHIYAVAQAAYRSMLMGRQDQAVVLLGASGSGKTTNCQHLVQYLATIAGSTGKVFSAEKWQALYTVLEAFGNSSTSMNSNATRFSQIISLDFDQAGQVASASVQTLLLEKLRVARRPANEATFNVFYYLLACSDSTLRTELHFSHLAENNVFGIMPLAKPEEKQKATQQFNKLQAAMKVMGISSDEQKAFWLVLGAIYHLGAAGATKDADEAGRKQFARHEWAQKAAYLLGCSLEELSSSIFKHQPKGSLQRSTSFRQGPEEPGMGDGTGPKLTALECLEGMAAGLYSELFTLLISLLNRALKSSQHSVCSVTVVDTPGAQNPEVAGQSRGATFEELCHNYAQERLQLLFHQRTFAQELERYKEENIELALADTEPTSWGSIAAVDQPSHQALVRSLARTDEARGLLWLLEEEALQPGGSEDTLLERLLAYYGPQEGGKKGHDPLLPSDKPRHFFLGHSSGTNWVHYDATGWLNHVKHNPAAQNASVLLQESQKKIISSLFAGRGSSALVLSGSVAGLEGGSQLALRRATSMRKTFTTGVAAVKKKSLCIQVKLQVDALIDSIKKSKLHFVHCFLPKAAGSGGDPRGLPCRRVSGSELELPAEHCEPAGLMQLDVPLLRAQLRGSRLLDALRMYRQGYPDHMVFAEFRRRFDVLAPHLTKKHGRNYIVVDEKRAVEELLESLDLEKSSYHMGLSRVFFRAGSLARLEEQRDAQTSRNITLFQAACRGFLARQHFKKRKIQDLAIRCVQKNIKKNKGVKDWPWWKLFTTVRPLIEVQLTEEQIRGKDEEIQQLKSKLEKVEKERNELRLNSDRLESRITELTSELTDERNTGESASQLLDAETAERLRAEKEMKDLQAKYDALKKQMESMEMEVMEARLIRAAELNGELDDDDSGGEWRLKYERAVREIDFTKKRLQQELEDKLEVEQQGKRQLERRLADLQADGEESQRALQQLKKKCQRLAAELQDTKLHLEGQQGRNHDLEKKQRRFDGELSQAHEEAQRERLQREKLSREKDVLVAEVFGLKQLLEDKDADIAGLTQRAEALEAELQDISCQESKDEASLAKVKKQLRDLEAKAKDQEEELDEQAGTIQMLEQAKLRLEMEMERLRQTHAKEVESRDEEVEEIRQSCQKKLKQMEMQLEEEYEDKQKVLREKRELESKLSAVSDQANQRDFETEKRLRRDLKRTKALLADAQIMLDHLKNNAPSKREIAQLKNQLEESEFTCAAAVKARKSMEVEIEDLHLQIDDLSKAKAALEEQLSRLQREKNEVQSRLEEDQEDMNELMKKHKAAVAQASRDLAQMNDLQAQLEEVSKEKQELQEKLQGLQSQLEFLEQSMVDKSLVSRQEAKIRELETRLEFERTQVKRLESLATRLKENMEKLTEERDQRAAAENREKEQNKRLQRQLRDVKEEMGELAKKEAEASRKKHELEMDLESLEAANQSLQSDLKLAFKRIGDLQAAIEDEMESDSNEDLINSDGDSDVDSELEDRVDGVKSWLSKNKGSSKALSDDGSLKGSSSPPGCRKPFSYDRWDEELDATESTERSSRSPTSDGDTESHAAETPA; encoded by the exons ATGTTCAACCTGATgaagaaagacaaggagaaggaTGGGGccaggaaggagaagaaggaaaagaaggagaagaaggagcGGATGTCGGCGGCTGAGCTCAAGAGCCTGGAGGAGATGAGCATGCGGAGGGGCTTCTTCAACCTCAACCGCGCATCCAAGCGGGACTCCAAGGCGCGCCTGGAGATctccaaccccatccccatcaaGGTGGCCAGTGGCTCCGACCTGCACCTCACCGACATCGACTCCGACAGCAACCGAGGCAGCGTCATCCTGGACTCGGGCCACCTGAGCACGGCCAGCTCCAGCGACGATCTGAAGGTGGACGACGCCAACTTCAAGGGCTCGGTGCTGCAGCGGGCGGCCAAGTTCGGCTCCTTGGCCAAGCAGAACTCTCAGATGATCGTTAAGCGCTTCTCCTTCTCGCAGAAGAGCCGCGACGAGAGCGCATCGGAGACCTCCACCCCCTCGGAGCACTcggcagccccctccccacaaGTGGAGGTGCGCGCGCTGGAGGCTCAGATCTCCAAGCAAGGCGCACCCCAAGGACATCCCCGCACCCCTCCTGCCCCCTCCACGCTCTCCAGACCCCCAGAGCTGGTGAGCAAGAggttccctgcagagctgcgcCTGCCCGCCCTGgtgcccccgcagcccccggcgccacggcagctggagctgcagagacGCAACACCGGCGATTTTGGCTTCTCTCTGCGCCGCACCACCATGCTGGACTGCGCGCCCGATGGGCAGGTGTACCGCCGCGTGGTGCATTTCGCCGAGCCCGGTGCCGGCACCAAGGATTTGGCGTTGGGATTGGTGCCGGGAGATCGCTTGGTGGAGATCAACGGGAAGAACGTAGAGAACAAAACGCGGGATGAGATCGTGGAGATGATCCGGCAATCCGGAGAGACGGTGCAGCTGAAGGTGCAGCCCATCCTGGAGCTGAGCGAGCTGAGCCGCTGCTGGCTGCGGGGCGCCGAGGGGACGCGCCGTGCCGCATGGGAT GCCAAGACAGAGGAGCAAATCGCTGCCGAGGAGGCTTGGTATGAGACCGACAAGGTGTGGCTGGTGCACAAGGATGGATTCTCTTTGG GCAGCCAGCTGCGACCGGAGGAGCCCAGCGCCCTGCCTGAGGGCAAGGTGAAGGTGAAGCTGGACCACgatggagctgtgctggaggtggaggaggatGATGTGGAGAAG GCAAACCCTCCGTCCTGTGAGCGCGCAGAGGACCTCGCCAGCCTCCTCTACCTCAACGAGTCCAGCGTCCTGCACACGCTGCGGCAGCGCTACGGCGGCAACCTCATCCACACCTACGCCGGCCCCGCCATGGTGGTCATCAACCCGCTGAGCTCCCCCTCCATGTACTCCGAGAAG GTGATGCACATGTTCAAGGGGTGCCGCCGGGAGGACACGTCCCCGCACATCTACGCCGTGGCGCAGGCCGCCTACCGCAGCATGCTGATGGGCCGCCAGGACCAGGCGGTGGTGCTGCTGGGCGCCAGCGGCAGCGGCAAGACCACCAACTGCCAGCACCTCGTCCAGTACCTCGCCACCATCGCCGGCAGCACCGGCAAGGTCTTCTCCG CGGAGAAGTGGCAGGCGCTCTACACCGTCCTGGAGGCTTTTGGCAATAGCAGCACCAGCATGAACAGCAATGCCACGCGCTTCTCCCAGATCATCTCCCTGGATTTCGACCAGGCTGGGCAGGTGGCATCCGCCTCCGTACAG acactgctgctggagaagctgcGCGTTGCCCGGCGCCCGGCCAATGAGGCCACCTTCAATGTTTTCTACTACCTGCTGGCCTGCTCCGACAGCACCCTGCG GACTGAGCTGCACTTCAGCCACCTGGCAGAGAACAACGTCTTTGGCATCATGCCCCTCGCCAAG ccagaggagaagcagaaggcCACCCAGCAGTTCAAcaagctgcaggctgccatgaaGGTGATGGGCATCTCCAGCGATGAGCAAAAAGCCTTCTGGCTGGTGCTGGGGGCCATCTACCAcctgggggctgctggagccACCAAAG ACGCCGACGAAG CTGGCAGGAAGCAGTTTGCACGCCATGAGTGGGCTCAGAAAGCCGCCtacctgctgggctgcagcctggaggagctCTCCTCCTCCATCTTCAAGCACCAGCCCAAGGGCAGCCTGCAGCGCTCCACCTCCTTCCGACAGGGCCCCGAGGAGCCGGGCATGGGTGATGGCACAG GTCCCAAGCTGACAGCGCTGGAGTGCCTGGAGGGCATGGCTGCGGGCTTGTACTCGGAGCTCTTCACCTTGCTCATCTCCCTGCTTAATAG GGCACTCAAGTCGAGCCAGCACTCAGTGTGCTCGGTGACGGTGGTGGACACCCCTGGGGCACAGAACCCCGAGGTGGCagggcagagccgtggggccACCTTCGAGGAGCTGTGCCACAACTACGCCCAGGAGCgcctgcagctcctcttccACCAGCGTACCTTCGCCCAGGAGCTGGAGCGCTACAAGGAG GAAAACATAGAGCTCGCCCTGGCTGACACAGAACCCACCTCCTGGGGCTCTATTGCTGCTGTAGACCAGCCCTCCCACCAGGCACTG GTCCGCTCACTGGCACGCACCGACGAGGCGCGggggctgctgtggctgctggaagAGGAGGCCTTGCAGCCAGGTGGCAGTGAGGACACCTTGCTGGAGCGGCTCTTGGCCTACTATGGCCCCCAGGAGGGGGGCAAGAAAG GGCATGACCCACTGCTGCCCAGCGACAAACCCCGGCACTTCTTCCTGGGCCACAGCTCAGGCACCAACTGGGTGCACTACGATGCCACGGGCTGGCTCAACCACGTCAAGCACAACCCGGCCGCCCAGAAcgcctctgtgctgctgcaggagtcACAGAA GAAGATCATCAGCAGCCTGTTCGCGGGGCGCGGCAGCTCGGCGCTGGTGCTGTCGGGTTCGGTGGCGGGGCTGGAGGGGGGCTCACAGCTGGCCCTGCGCCGGGCCACCAGCATGCGCAAAACCTTCACCACCGGGGTGGCCGCCGTCAAGAAGAAGTCACTGTGCATCCAGGTCAAGCTGCAAGTG GACGCCCTCATCGACAGCATCAAGAAATCCAAGCTGCACTTCGTGCACTGCTTCCTACCCAAAGCAGCAGGGAGCGGCGGGGACCCCCGGGGGCTGCCATGCCGCCGGGTGAGCGGCAGCGAGCTGGAGCTGCCGGCCGAGCACTGCGAGCCCGCGGGGCTGATGCAGCTGGATGTGCCCCTGCTGCGTGCACAGCTCCGTGGCTCCCGCCTGCTTGACGCCCTCCGCATGTACCGCCAAG GCTACCCCGACCATATGGTGTTTGCCGAGTTCCGGCGGCGCTTCGATGTGCTGGCCCCACACCTCACCAAGAAGCACGGCCGCAACTACATCGTGGTGGATGAGAAGCGG GCGGTCGAGGAGCTCCTGGAGTCACTGGATCTGGAGAAGAGCAGCTACCACATGGGTCTGAGCCGG GTGTTTTTCCGTGCCGGCTCGCTGGccaggctggaggagcagcgGGATGCGCAGACCAGCAGGAACATTACCCTGTTCCAGGCGGCGTGCAGGGGCTTCCTGGCACGGCAGCACTTCAAGAAGAGGAAG ATCCAGGATTTGGCCATCCGCTGCGTGCAGAAGAACATCAAGAAGAACAAAGGGGTGAAGGACTGGCCCTGGTGGAAGCTGTTCACCACCGTGAGGCCCCTCATCGAGGTGCAGCTCACCGAGGAGCAGATCCGTGGCAAGGAC GAAGAGATCCAGCAGCTGAAGAGCAAACTTGAGAAAGTGGAGAAGGAGCGCAACGAGCTGCGGCTCAACAGCGACCGCCTGGAGAGCAGG ATCACGGAGCTGACGTCGGAGCTGACAGACGAACGCAACACGGGCGAGTCGGCCTCGCAGCTGCTGGACGCCGAGACGGCCGAGAGGCTGCGCGCCGAGAAGGAGATGAAGGACCTGCAG GCCAAGTACGATGCTCTGAAGAAGCAGATGGAGTCCATGGAGATGGAGGTGATGGAGGCTCGGCTCATCCGCGCGGCCGAGCTCAACGGGGAGCTGGACGACGATGACTCAG GCGGCGAGTGGCGGCTGAAATACGAGCGGGCGGTGCGGGAGATCGACTTCACCAAGAAgcggctgcagcaggagctggaggacaAGCTGGAGGTGGAGCAGCAGGGCAAGAGGCAGCTGGAGCGCAGG CTGGCAGACCTGCAGGCGGACGGCGAGGAGAGCCAGCGGgcgctgcagcagctgaagaagaAGTGCCAGCGGCTGGCGGCCGAGCTGCAGGACACCAAGCTGCACCTGGAGGGCCAGCAGGGCCGCAACCACGACCTGGAGAAGAAGCAGCGCAG GTTTGATGGAGAGCTGTCGCAGGCACACGAGGAGGCGCAGAGGGAGAGGCTGCAGCGGGAGAAGCTGAGCCGTGAGAAGGACGTGCTGGTGGCCGAGGTGTTCGGGCtcaagcagctgctggag GACAAGGACGCGGACATCGCCGGGCTGACGCAGCGGGCGGAGGCgctggaggcagagctgcaggacatCTCCTGCCAGGAATCCAAGGACGAGGCGTCGCTCGCCAAGGTGAAGAAGCAGCTGCGCGACCTGGAGGCCAAGGCGAAGGACcaggaggaggagctggacGAGCAGGCCGGCACCATCCAGATGCTGGAGCAG GCCAAGCTGCGCCTTGAGATGGAGATGGAGCGGCTGCGGCAGACCCACGCCAAGGAGGTGGAGAGCCGCGACGAGGAGGTGGAGGAGATCCGGCAGTCGTGCCAGAAGAAG CTGAAGCAGATGGagatgcagctggaggaggaatACGAAGACAAACAGAAGGTGCTGAGAGAGAAGCGGGAGCTGGAGAGCAAACTGTCTGCAGTCAGTGACCAG gccaACCAGAGGGACTTTGAGACGGAGAAGCGCCTACGCCGCGACCTGAAGAGGACGAAGGCGCTGCTGGCCGATGCACAGATCATGCTGGACCACCTGAAGAACAACGCGCCCAGCAAGAGGGAGATAGCCCAGCTCAAGAACCAG CTTGAAGAGTCTGAGTTCACCTGCGCGGCCGCTGTGAAAGCCCGCAAGTCCATGGAGGTGGAGATCGAAGACCTCCACCTGCAGATTGATGACCTCTCCAAAGCCAAGGCAGCG ctggaagagcagctgagCCGGCTGCAGCGGGAGAAGAACGAGGTGCAGAGCCGCCTGGAGGAGGACCAGGAGGACATGAACGAGCTGATGAAGAAGCACAAAGCGGCGGTGGCCCAG GCGTCCCGTGACCTGGCACAGATGAATGACCTCCAGGCACAGCTGGAGGAGGTCAGCAAGgagaagcaggagctgcaggagaag CTGCaagggctgcagagccagctggaGTTCCTGGAGCAGTCCATGGTGGACAAGTCGCTGGTGAGCAGGCAGGAGGCCAAGATCCGCGAGCTGGAGACCAGGCTGGAGTTCGAGCGGACGCAAGTCAAGCGCCTGGAG AGCCTGGCCACGCGGCTGAAGGAGAACATGGAGAAGCTGACAGAGGAGCGGGACCAGCGAGCGGCCGCCGAGAACCGGGAGAAGGAGCAGAACAAGCGGCTGCAGCGGCAGCTCCGCGATGTCAAGGAGGAGATGGGCGAGCTGGCCAAGAAGGAGGCGGAGGCCAGCCGCAAGAAGCACGAGCTG gagatgGACCTGGAGAGCTTGGAAGCTGCCAACCAGAGCCTGCAGTCGGACCTGAAGCTGGCCTTCAAGCGCATCGGGGACCTGCAGGCTGCCATCGAGGATGAGATGGAGAGTGACAGCAACGAGGACCTCATCAACAG CGACGGTGACTCGGATGTGGACTCGGAGCTGGAGGACCGTGTGGATGGGGTGAAGTCGTGGCTGTCCAAGAACAAAGGCTCCTCCAAAGCGCTCTCAGATGATGGCAGcctgaagggcagcagcag ccccccgGGCTGCCGGAAACCCTTCTCCTACGACCGATGGGACGAGGAGCTGGACGCCACGGAAAGCACGGAGCGCTCGTCCCGCAGCCCCACCAGCGACGGCGATACGGAGAGCCACGCCGCCGAGACCCCCGCGTAG